One Citrus sinensis cultivar Valencia sweet orange chromosome 5, DVS_A1.0, whole genome shotgun sequence genomic window, TTCAATTCATGTATTACTTCCAGTAAAACTAGGTTCATTGCGTAAAGAGGGCCGTTTTGTAGAAATGTTATAACCttgtaaaaatattagcaATTCAATGTTCatattcttgttttgtttgattctcCATATCCATATGCCTGTTGTTGACATATTGTCTTTGTTGTTTATCTTTTTGAGCAGTACTTTCCATCTGAGAAGATGGATTCTTCTCACAAACAgcctttcttttgtttgaaatgGCCATGGCTTAATAATCAAAACCCTCAAGCTCCTAATGTTTGTACTTTCCAAGGCCCTTGGTTGTTGAAATCACTGCGAAATCTTGGATCCATTGCTTTCAATTCATTCGACATGTTTTCGAAATCCTCAAATTCATGGATCAACTCCTTTACTCACTCCCCATTGTATGTTAGAGCCGGTCAAAATAATAACTTGAAGTCGAAGAAAAGGATCTTGAGTCCAGAAGAACAAGGAGAGGCCGAACAAAGAGCATTTGCGTTGGCGCTGGCAAGTAGGAAAGAGGCTACGGTGATTGAATTCTACTCACCCAAATGCAGTCTGTGCAACTCCTTAATTGCTTTTGTCACGGAAGTGGAGAGTAGAAATTCAAACTGGCTGAACATTGTCATGGCAGATGCTGAAAACGAGAAATGGCTGCCTGAGGTAATGTGTTCCCTTCCTGACTTCTTTTACATAGATGCTTGAAATTTGGAAATGCATGGACTGAAAATTACGACTTTCCCTTTGGGTTTGGTTAAACTTTTTCTGTTATGTGCTATAACCATCCGGCGACAATTTATGATCTCTGTCTTTGTGAACGAAAGCATGAAGATGGAGATTCTACCcgtgttattttatttcactttttgATCTTATTATTGTCATTGGCATGCCACATGGTATAATCAGTTCTAcaacatttaaattaatgcagcattattattatttttgtctcaTATTAGTTAGACATACAAGATTCATAGTTTTATCAAGAAACATGCATAAATGCTCAGGACTTAATGTTGATAGTAACCAATCATCTTATCATGCACTAGGAAAATTGTTTCCCTTTCTGACATGCTCAGCCTCATCTTTATTGATTTTCTACCAAGAGATATTGTGATGCTCATTTATTTTCTGCCAGTAGTTATACTTGgcaataattttcatttttttacgGCAAGTATTTCCCAGATTAGGGTATTGGCAGGTGAAGCCAGTACAGGATATTGGCTTCATAGATCTAGCTATCTTTGTCATAACTAGACAACATGCGTATAATTTCTCCAATTGACATCGAAAGTACGACTGTTAAGTTCAATTGAAACTTTAATAGCTAGTTGAGTCCATATTTCCCTCACCATATTGATGTGCAAGGAGCACTTCAGTAATTAATTCGAAAGCAGTTTAGATTAATGCAAAGGAGAATGAGTGGGTTTAGTTAATCAAATGGTGAGCTTTTCATGTTCGtttctattataaaattatgaatccTAATAGTAGTATTTTCATCTAATGTGAAAGTACTTGAAGATTCATTATTATGCAACCACTGTGGATCAAAGAATTTTGATGGACTGAAGAATCTGGAGTCTAGTTCAAAAGGATTAAGGAAATAAATCGCGTTATATACTGGGCAAATAGGTAATCTAAACACAGTTATTGGTTCCACCCTCCCTGATggcttctttattttttgggtatGACATgcagaaaaaataatgataaatctTAAATCTAGCAAATTTAACAATACTAACAAATTACATATCCAGTTGTTCTTGAATGATGTTCCTGGCTTCAGCGTGATAGGATTGGTGTGATAGACATTTGTAGCCCATATGGCGTCATCGCTGCTGACTTTTATGGAATACATCACTGTTTGTTCTACTTATTGTGAAGCTCTGCAGAAGAAGATGCATCAAACATGAGTTAAGCTAAAAGAGCTAGCAACTCAGGTCACTCAGCCCCTAACAGCTATTTTCACCGGTTGCTGATTGGAATTGGTCTTGAGATTTTATGTCAATGCATGAGTTAGTGGaataattaacatatttagTTATGTGTGCATAATCTggtataattaatttcattgagctttaTTATCCTGTCGGCTCCGTTTGCTAGTTCCTTCCGGTAGAAATGGTATTGTCCATTTTGTGGATTTCGATCATCAATCCCAATGAtaaatgaaattcattttggattgctaatttatttatattcattgTTGATGCAGCTTCTCCATTATGACATTAATTATGTTCCTTGTTTCGTACTGTTGGACAAAGATGGGAAGGCACTGGCGAAGACAGGTATTCCAAGCAGTCGACTACATGTAGTGGCTGGTATTTCTCATCTTCTCAAAATGAAGCGCCCTTTGAAGAAGAACAGCtagattaaattgaattgaagtCAACAAAAACTATCATCCTTGTTAAGTTCATGAAAGTCGTATCTGAAGttgtaattctttttaaaattttttagttttgaatgGTCTGTGGAGTTGTAATTGTTTGTAGTGAAATTGATTCAGAGAAAAAGTGGTTCGCCCATCGGCATCAAATCTCTTGTATCCTTTGGATGGTTGAATTGGTTTGTTCTTAAATGTAATTGAAATGGTGCTAATTGAACTATTAGTTTTTATTCCCTGCCAACACTGCTGTCAGTTAAATAAGGTTGTTGAAAACTGTGGAGGGCACAACTCTGAACGATCATCCAGGCGTTTGTTACGGTTGTgctattcaaataattttcccAGGAGCATCTGCTTTATATTGTGAAGGGATCTCCTTTGTTAGGCCGGCCATAATTATTGAGCGGAAATGAACCGTATGGTGAGTGAAAAATTAGAATACCGAAATGCAGGCTTAAAGAGGAGAGGGGATGGGTGGGGGGTGGGTGGGGCCCGGCCCTCATGCAAACTGTGGCAGCTACCTAGTAATTGTTTCTCCAGTGTAACCAATTGTAAGGGGACGTTAGTCTCAGACTCTGCAAGGAACCCAAGCCTTTTAAGTTCCATTTGGCTGTGGAATTAAAGCACTTTCCCCAAACCCAAAAAAGTAAAACGGAATTTTTTTCAATGGCCAATTGTCTTTAGGCTACTCTGCTTCACACAAGCCTTTTGAAGGGAGTTTTGAAAAGCGAAATGAAGGATATGTCAAACAAGCCGCCCCACTTTGATTTGATTGAATGTAGTAACCATTACACTACACAATGGGAACAGTAAATCTCACAAAACAGGCCGCAGAAGGCAAAAAGATATTAAAGAGCCTCTCCTACACCGCCAAGTACAAGATCAAATTGATGTTGTAACTAAGCtaacaaatagaaataaaagtaTGGCCGCACAAAGAGTGGTTATCACAGACAAATTAAACCTTGTTAATAATCTACATGTGATGTGTAGGTTGGTTTGAAGAAGATGAGTGC contains:
- the LOC102625523 gene encoding uncharacterized protein LOC102625523; the protein is MDSSHKQPFFCLKWPWLNNQNPQAPNVCTFQGPWLLKSLRNLGSIAFNSFDMFSKSSNSWINSFTHSPLYVRAGQNNNLKSKKRILSPEEQGEAEQRAFALALASRKEATVIEFYSPKCSLCNSLIAFVTEVESRNSNWLNIVMADAENEKWLPELLHYDINYVPCFVLLDKDGKALAKTGIPSSRLHVVAGISHLLKMKRPLKKNS